From Flavobacterium lipolyticum, one genomic window encodes:
- a CDS encoding YbbC/YhhH family protein yields MKYFFLLFLIFSFNAYSQNKRLLLGKEYAQKELEITLSEETRENYVDNERILLKDKNTAVKIAESVLFSIYGKQNIIEKRPYEIYFLDKYYWFITGTLPKNSKGGAFLIIIDARNSKILRISHEK; encoded by the coding sequence ATGAAATATTTTTTCTTATTGTTTTTAATATTTTCTTTTAACGCTTATTCGCAAAATAAACGCCTACTTCTAGGAAAAGAATATGCACAAAAAGAGCTAGAAATAACATTATCCGAAGAAACACGAGAAAACTATGTTGATAATGAAAGGATACTTTTGAAAGACAAAAATACTGCAGTTAAAATCGCAGAATCAGTTTTATTTAGTATTTATGGAAAACAAAATATAATTGAAAAAAGACCTTATGAAATATACTTTTTAGATAAATACTACTGGTTTATCACTGGAACTTTGCCTAAAAATTCTAAAGGAGGTGCTTTTTTAATTATAATTGATGCTCGAAATTCAAAAATTTTAAGAATCTCACACGAAAAATAA
- a CDS encoding putative quinol monooxygenase, producing MFVRIVKMSFHEEKIPDFLENFESVKNKIREANGNRFLELYQDKNNKCIFFTYSYWETEEDLENYRQSELFNTVWSFTKQLFNAKPEAWSVDKLMILN from the coding sequence ATGTTTGTTCGAATAGTAAAAATGAGTTTTCATGAAGAAAAAATCCCCGATTTTCTGGAGAATTTCGAAAGTGTGAAAAATAAAATACGAGAAGCGAATGGAAATCGTTTTTTAGAGTTGTATCAGGATAAAAATAATAAATGCATATTTTTCACTTACAGCTACTGGGAAACTGAAGAAGATTTAGAAAATTACAGACAATCTGAACTCTTTAATACGGTTTGGAGTTTTACAAAGCAATTGTTTAATGCCAAACCGGAAGCCTGGAGTGTGGATAAGCTGATGATTCTGAACTAA
- a CDS encoding SAM hydrolase/SAM-dependent halogenase family protein yields MSIITLTTDYGLKDHFVGSLKGKILSEYPEVTLVDISHDIDPFNTAEASYVIGASYLSFPKGTVHLIGVDIERNKENQHIAMQWNDHYFICADNGILSMLTQKIVPQKIVAINIHDRFPSEFSDLDIFIKVACHISKGGLLNVIGKEIKEIKQITELQPVVAGDNNSIKGYVIYIDHFGNVVTNISKRQFTEVAKGRAYEIVMKPKSIKAILPNYSAIASSDKYPIKTYEGEKLAIFNEAGFLEIAIFRSNPSKVGSANSLLGLNYRDVITIKFL; encoded by the coding sequence CACTTTGTTGGTTCGCTAAAGGGTAAAATATTATCTGAGTATCCAGAGGTTACACTTGTTGACATTTCGCATGACATTGACCCATTTAACACAGCCGAAGCAAGTTACGTTATTGGCGCTTCGTATTTGAGTTTCCCAAAAGGAACCGTTCACTTAATTGGAGTAGATATCGAACGTAATAAAGAAAATCAGCATATTGCCATGCAATGGAACGATCATTACTTTATTTGTGCCGATAATGGTATTCTGAGTATGCTTACGCAGAAAATTGTTCCGCAAAAAATTGTTGCCATCAACATACACGACCGCTTTCCGAGCGAATTTAGCGATTTGGATATTTTTATTAAGGTCGCCTGTCACATTTCCAAAGGGGGCTTACTTAATGTTATTGGCAAAGAAATTAAAGAAATCAAGCAAATTACAGAGTTACAGCCCGTAGTTGCCGGCGACAACAACTCTATAAAAGGATACGTGATTTACATTGACCATTTCGGGAACGTGGTAACCAACATTTCGAAAAGGCAGTTTACAGAAGTTGCAAAAGGTCGGGCCTATGAAATTGTTATGAAACCCAAAAGTATCAAAGCCATTTTACCCAATTACTCTGCCATTGCCAGCTCTGATAAATACCCCATAAAAACTTACGAAGGAGAGAAACTGGCTATTTTTAACGAAGCCGGATTCCTTGAAATCGCCATTTTTAGAAGCAATCCTTCTAAAGTGGGTTCAGCGAATAGCCTTTTAGGATTAAATTACAGAGATGTTATTACGATTAAGTTCTTGTAA